A stretch of the Apteryx mantelli isolate bAptMan1 chromosome 3, bAptMan1.hap1, whole genome shotgun sequence genome encodes the following:
- the GLYATL3 gene encoding glycine N-acyltransferase-like protein 3, whose translation MLVLNCSIKLQILEKMLRWSFPESLKVYGAVMNINRGNPFRQEVVVDSWPDFKAVITRPQRENVVDDLDHYTNAHAVFYKELQAYKELLENTNTINWGQIFQIQGLQDGICEVSRSLALSKQVDVKTSSFWMVTYSDPDTLPDVRCRMDPNLTVACLDISHASLLNETWSRGGNPRCQQYLANLICCFPSVCVLDDKGSPISWSLTDQFATMIHGYTLPEHRRKGYSRLVTTTLAKKLHSRGFPAQGNVLETNLPSITLLKSMNAQFLPCSFFRMIHTPFHFLAKPHL comes from the exons ATGCTGGTGCTGAACTGTTCCATTAAACTGCAGATACTGGAGAAAATGTTAAGGTGGAGCTTCCCTGAGTCCCTCAAG GTTTATGGAGCTGTGATGAATATCAACCGAGGGAATCCCTTCAGGCAAGAAGTGGTGGTGGACTCATGGCCCGACTTCAAAGCTGTTATCACCCGGCCACAGAGGGAG AATGTCGTGGATGACCTTGACCATTACACCAACGCACATGCAGTTTTCTACAAGGAGCTACAGGCTTACAAGGAGCTACTGGAAAACACAAACACTATCAACTGGGGACAAATTTTTCAGATACAAG GGCTCCAGGATGGAATATGTGAAGTATCTAGAAGTCTGGCTTTATCTAAGCAGGTAGATGTGAAAACATCTTCTTTCTGGATGGTTACCTATTCAGACCCGGATACACTGCCAGATGTCAGATGTCG GATGGACCCTAATTTAACAGTGGCTTGTCTGGACATCTCCCATGCCAGCCTGCTCAATGAAACCTGGTCGCGGGGAGGCAATCCAAGGTGCCAGCAGTACCTTGCTAACCTCATTTGCTGCTTCCCCAGTGTCTGTGTCTTGGATGACAaagggtctcccatctcctggaGCCTGACAGACCAGTTTGCCACCATGATTCACGGTTATACTCTTCCAGAGCATCGGAGGAAGGGTTATAGCAGGCTTGTGACTACCACTTTAGCTAAGAAATTACATAGCCGGGGCTTTCCGGCACAGGGTAATGTCTTGGAGACGAATTTGCCATCTATAACTTTGCTGAAAAGCATGAATGCTCAGTTTCTTCCCTGCTCATTCTTCAGAATGATTCATacaccttttcattttttagCTAAACCTCACTTATAG